Proteins co-encoded in one Papaver somniferum cultivar HN1 chromosome 5, ASM357369v1, whole genome shotgun sequence genomic window:
- the LOC113283381 gene encoding carboxymethylenebutenolidase homolog gives MGLASTLSISVPTQGNTNQLLFLSSRTNLSFSTFSFRRCSFSHKKGSYLTKNTTKLKVPRVQVKAEQELDDEACELVSGFELNLGEGADSVRASLFKAVKNNNETGVLLLSDVFGFEDSATRDFAYRVACNGYNVLVPDLFRGNPWSKHRPKDDYENWRAKQSLERVSADINLAAKWMVDEFIAAKMSKKLGIIGFCFGGGRILETLSQDQGSYFGTGACFYGTRINPSVADSINVPVLFISGDKDPLCPVELLHDLEKNIGRGSKVVVFEGRGHGFVHRPESQEEDEDADAAFSILRNWLHDGLVVKKE, from the exons ATGGGGTTGGCTTCAACACTATCTATTTCAGTCCCAACCCAGGGAAACACAAACCAACTTCTCTTTCTCTCTTCTAGAACAAATCTGTCCTTCTCCACCTTCTCCTTT AGAAGATGCAGTTTCAGTCATAAAAAAGGCTCATATCTTACAAAGAACACCACAAAACTTAAAGTTCCTCGCGTCCAAGTGAAAGCAGAACAGGAACTAGATGATGAGGCATGTGAATTGGTAAGTGGGTTTGAGCTTAATTTAGGAGAAGGTGCAGATAGCGTTCGGGCTTCTCTTTTTAAGGCAGTGAAGAACAACAATGAAACCGGTGTACTTCTCTTATCGGACGTGTTTGGATTTGAGGATTCAGCAACCAGAGATTTTGCATATCGAGTTGCATGCAATGGTTACAA TGTTCTAGTACCAGACTTGTTTCGAGGAAATCCCTGGTCAAAACACCGTCCTAAAGATGATTACGAAAACTGGAGAGCGAAACAATCTCTTGAGAGGGTTTCAGCTGACATCAACTTAGCAGCAAAATGGATGGTTGATGAATTCATAGCTGCAAAAATGTCAAAGAAGCTTGGTATAATTGGATTTTGCTTTGGAGGAGGAAGAATATTGGAAACACTATCTCAAGACCAAGGATCTTATTTCGGAACTGGTGCATGCTTTTATGGAACACGGATAAACCCATCTGTAGCCGATAGTATTAATGTTCCAGTCCTTTTCATTTCAGGCGACAAAGACCCACTCTGTCCAGTCGAACTTCTTCATGATTTAGAGAAGAACATAGGTAGAGGTTCCAAGGTAGTGGTTTTTGAGGGTCGAGGTCACGGATTTGTTCACCGGCCAGAGTctcaggaagaagatgaagatgctgATGCGGCATTTTCCATCCTGAGAAATTGGTTGCACGACGGATTGGTGGTTAAAAAGGAATGA
- the LOC113283380 gene encoding serine/arginine-rich splicing factor SR45-like, producing MAKPSGGRAAKRSISGSSSSSSQSRSSSGSRSRSRSRSRSKSTSSFSSRSRSSSSRSRSPPSRRKSTTGPARRGRSPPAKRDSPRPRKKSPVLESVVLHIDQLTRNVNEGHMKEIFSNFGEVVSVELTMDRSVNLPRGFGYVEFKTRAEAEKALFYMDGAQIDGSVIKAKFTLPQRQKVSSPQKAVTTGPKREALGKDDIGAPVEKDGHQRKKDASPLQKPLSPLRRKSPVALRRGESPRPRTGSPRRGGSPPRRRQLSPARRRSRSPAPRRQRSPLRMRGSPVRRRSPFPMRRRSPPRRLRSPLRRYRRHSRSPIRRPARSHSRSVSPRRGRNLAQRRGRSSSSSDSPSPRKGARKLSRSRSPRRGGRGRSTSNSSSPSPKPKP from the exons ATGGCGAAACCTAGTGGAGGTAGAGCTGCTAAGAGATCTATCTCTGGTTCTTCTAGTTCTTCATCACAATCTCGCTCTTCTTCAGGTTCTCGGTCTCGGTCTCGGTCTCGCTCTCGTTCTAAATCcacttcatctttttcttctcgATCCCGGAGCTCAAGTTCTCGCAGCCGAAGCCCTCCGTCTAGACGAAAAAG TACCACAGGACCAGCAAGACGAGGTCGCTCTCCACCAGCTAAAAGAGATTCACCACGCCCAAG GAAAAAGTCTCCTGTTCTCGAATCTGTTGTCCTTCACATTGATCAGCTTACAAGGAATGTAAATGAAGGCCATATGAAAGAAATATTTA GTAACTTTGGAGAAGTAGTTAGTGTGGAGTTGACAATGGATCGTAGT GTTAATCTTCCTCGGGGATTTGGTTATGTTGAGTTCAAGACGAGAGCCGAAGCAGAGAAGGCGCTTTTTTACATGGACGGT GCCCAGATTGATGGAAGTGTCATTAAAGCAAAATTCACTTTGCCTCAACGCCAGAAGGTTTCATCACCTCAAAAGGCTGTTACAACTGGTCCCAAAAGAGAAGCTTTGGGCAAGGACGATATTGGTGCTCCCGTTGAGAAGGATGGGCATCAAAGGAAAAAAGATG CTTCTCCTCTTCAAAAGCCTCTTTCACCATTGCGAAGAAAATCCCCTGTAGCTCTTCGAAGAGGTGAATCACCTCGACCACGAACAGGTTCTCCTCGGCGAGGAGGAAGTCCTCCAAGGAGGAGGCAGCTCTCTCCAGCTAGACGACGTTCTAGGTCCCCAGCTCCTCGACGCCAAAGATCACCTTTACG GATGCGTGGAAGTCCTGTGCGAAGACGTTCTCCTTTTCCAATGAGACGCCG CTCTCCTCCTAGACGACTTCGTAGTCCTTTAAGAAGGTATCGTAGACATAGCCGCTCTCCTATTCGCAGACCTGCACGTTCACACTCAAGATCCGTCTCTCCTCGCAG GGGTCGAAACCTAGCACAAAGGCGTGGGAGGTCCTCATCATCCTCTGATTCGCCTAGTCCTCGCAAG GGTGCAAGGAAGCTTTCTAGGAGTCGCAGTCCAAGAAG GGGTGGAAGAGGAAGGAGCACCAGCAACAGCAGTTCCCCTTCCCCTAAACCCAAACCATAA
- the LOC113283382 gene encoding patellin-1-like, with amino-acid sequence MAEETKPAAAAAPVPESEVVVVSETTAPEPVKVEETSSTKEEVVVVAAETESEKPKEGEEVKIDQSVSFKEESNIVADLEDPEKKALDEFKALIQEALNKHEFTKPPPPPKVEEKKAEVVEEKKAEEKTEEVTAEAETSAPKEPETTTEAVKEEEKTETTTTSETTPEAVKEEEKPEPSVVAEVAAKVVEEVAAVVEEVSDKKAIEESIVKSEPEPESSTTPDPATVVVESVVVETITEVPITEEEQVPPPPPEEVSIYGIPLLADERSDVILLKFLRARDFNVKQALTMLKNVVQWRKETKIEELLEEDLGNEFEKAVYMDGCDKEGHPVCYNVFGELSNKDLEKFLKWRIQFLEKSIRKLDYAPGGICTLVQVNDLKNARGPFQEIRAAIKHVALLQDNYPEFVAKQIFINVPWWYLAVNRMMSPFLSQRTKSKFVFAGPSKTTDTLCKYIAPERLAVAYGGAYKEGEHEFSTADSVTEITIKPATKQTVEFPATEASTLVWELRVVGWEVSYGAEFVPEAEDGYTVIVSKTRKLTPADEAVVCTSFKIGEPGKIILTIDNQTSKKKKLLYRSKTKSSSD; translated from the exons ATGGCTGAAGAAACCAAGCCTGCCGCTGCTGCTGCACCAGTACCAGAATCAGAAGTGGTTGTAGTTTCTGAAACTACTGCACCAGAACCAGTTAAGGTTgaagaaacttcttcaactaaagaagaagttgttgttgttgctgctgaaacTGAATCTGAGAAACCAAAAGAAGGCGAAGAAGTTAAAATCGATCAATCAGTTTCTTTCAAAGAAGAAAGTAATATCGTTGCTGATCTTGAAGACCCTGAGAAGAAAGCACTTGATGAATTCAAAGCTCTTATTCAGGAAGCTCTTAACAAACATGAATTCACTAAGCCACCTCCACCACCAAAGGTAGAGGAGAAAAAAGCTGAGGTGGTTGAAGAGAAAAAAGCAGAGGAGAAAACAGAGGAGGTGACCGCTGAGGCTGAAACTTCTGCTCCTAAAGAACCAGAAACAACCACAGAAGCtgtgaaagaagaagagaaaactgaaacaacaacaacatcagaaACAACACCAGAAGCtgtgaaagaagaagagaaaccaGAGCCGTCTGTTGTTGCTGAGGTTGCAGCTAAAGTTGTTGAAGAGGtagctgctgttgttgaagaagtgTCTGATAAAAAAGCAATTGAGGAATCAATTGTTAAATCGGAACCAGAGCCGGAATCATCCacaactcctgatccagcaactGTTGTTGTTGAATCTGTTGTTGTTGAAACAATCACAGAGGTACCAATCACAGAAGAAGAACAAGTACCTCCTCCACCACCAGAAGAAGTATCAATCTATGGAATCCCACTTTTAGCTGATGAAAGAAGCGATGTGATCCTTCTTAAATTCCTAAGAGCTAGAGATTTCAACGTTAAGCAAGCTCTAACTATGCTTAAGAATGTTGTTCAATGGAGGAAAGAGACTAAAATTGAGGAATTGCTTGAGGAGGATCTTGGTAATGAATTTGAGAAAGCTGTTTACATGGATGGATGTGACAAAGAAGGTCATCCAGTTTGTTACAATGTTTTTGGCGAATTATCAAACAAAGATTTAGAGAAGTTCCTCAAATGGAGGATTCAGTTCTTGGAGAAGAGCATCAGAAAGCTTGATTATGCACCAGGAGGTATTTGCACTCTTGTGCAGGTTAATGATCTCAAGAATGCTCGTGGTCCTTTCCAGGAAATTAGAGCTGCTATTAAACATGTTGCTTTGCTTCAAGACAACTACCCTGAATTTGTTGCCAAGcag ATCTTCATCAATGTTCCATGGTGGTACCTTGCTGTGAATCGAATGATGAGCCCATTCTTGAGTCAGAGAACCAAGAGCAAGTTTGTGTTTGCTGGTCCATCAAAAACTACTGATACTCTTTGCAA GTACATAGCACCTGAAAGACTAGCAGTTGCATATGGAGGTGCATACAAGGAAGGTGAACATGAATTCAGTACTGCTGATTCAGTTACTGAGATCACCATCAAACCAGCCACTAAACAAACTGTTGAATTCCCTGCTACTGAG gcaTCTACTCTTGTATGGGAGCTAAGAGTGGTGGGATGGGAAGTAAGCTATGGTGCTGAATTTGTTCCAGAAGCTGAAGATGGATACACAGTAATTGTATCTAAAACAAGAAAATTGACACCAGCTGATGAAGCAGTTGTGTGCACTAGCTTCAAAATTGGTGAACCAGGGAAAATTATCCTCACCATTGATAACCAaacttcaaagaagaagaagcttcTTTACAGGTCCAAAACCAAATCCTCATCTGATTGA